A single region of the Natranaerobius trueperi genome encodes:
- the nifJ gene encoding pyruvate:ferredoxin (flavodoxin) oxidoreductase: MKTMDGNTAAAYVSYALTDVAAIYPITPSSDMAERVDEWSAYGKKNIFDQEVLVTEMQSEAGAAGAVHGSLAAGALTTTYTASQGLLLMVPNMYKIAGELLPGVFHVSARALSAHALSIFGDHQDVMAARQTGFAFLASGSVQEVMDLGGIAHLASIKSRVPFVHFFDGFRTSHEVQKIEVLDYDVLKELVDEDAIQEFRERALNPETPVLRGSAQNPDIYFQARESVNPFYEQVPDIVADYMKEISKITGRDYKPFNYYGDPDAKRIIVAMGSVTEALEETVDYLNSQGEKVGIIKVRLYRPFSEKYFLDVLPDSVERIAVLDRTKEPGAVGEPLYEDVRTLFQGKENSPMIIGGRYGLGSKDVNPSHLKAVFDNLKADVPKNRFTVGIEDDVTNTSLPIKNEIDTSDESITRCKFWGFGSDGTVGANKEAIKIIGDNTNMYAQGYFSYDSKKSGGVTVSHLRFGNNPIRSTYLIDKSDYVACHKPSYVYQFDLLEGLKPGGTFLLNCSWSINELDDKLPTNIKKYIAENDINFYIINAVDIASKIGLGGRINMITQAAFFKLSEVIPYEDAVKYMKDAIQKAYGKKGEKVVKMNWEAVDKATEALQKVEIPDHWANLEKEEVAATSEELPEFVERVANPMHNHEGDKLPVSAFKSREDGTFPQGTAAYEKRAIAFDVPEWKIDNCIQCNQCSLVCPHAAIRPFLLDESEVEKAPQGFETKKALGKDLSGLQYRIQVSPLDCAGCGNCADICPAKEPALEMKPIGEQIDKEADNWNYAVNEVSIKDDKMSVTNLKGSQFAQPLLEFSGACAGCGETPYAKLITQLFGDRMLIANATGCSSIWGGSAPSTPYCKNKDGKGPAWASSLFEDNAEFGYGMLLANKKIREKLAQLMKKALEENISQELKEAFKEWLDNKEDGEGSKKATKKMLPLLESEDNLIVNEIAKRRKFLVKQSQWVFGGDGWAYDIGYAGLDHVLASGEDINMFVFDTEVYSNTGGQSSKSTPMAAIAKFAAAGKGTKKKDLGLMQATYGNVYVAQVALGANMNQTLKAIEEAEAHPGPSLIIAYAPCINHGIKDGMGAAMNEMKKAVDSGYWNLWRYNPAQKEEGKNPFILDSKKPTKSFQDFLLGEVRYAALAKEFPEIAEDLFNKLEKDAKEKRKTYEKMAEDNLF; encoded by the coding sequence ATGAAAACAATGGATGGGAATACCGCTGCCGCCTATGTCTCTTATGCTTTAACTGATGTAGCTGCTATTTATCCCATTACACCTTCATCCGATATGGCAGAACGAGTTGATGAATGGAGTGCATATGGTAAGAAAAACATTTTTGATCAAGAAGTACTTGTTACAGAAATGCAATCTGAGGCGGGTGCCGCAGGCGCAGTACACGGATCTTTAGCTGCTGGTGCGTTAACCACAACTTACACTGCGTCTCAAGGTTTATTGTTAATGGTACCTAATATGTACAAGATTGCAGGTGAACTGTTACCAGGGGTGTTTCATGTAAGTGCTAGAGCTTTATCTGCTCATGCACTATCTATTTTTGGTGACCATCAAGATGTTATGGCAGCACGACAAACAGGATTTGCTTTCCTTGCTTCTGGAAGTGTTCAGGAAGTTATGGATCTTGGAGGAATAGCTCACTTAGCCTCTATTAAATCTAGAGTTCCGTTTGTCCACTTTTTTGATGGATTTAGAACTTCTCATGAAGTTCAAAAGATTGAGGTACTAGATTACGATGTGTTGAAAGAGCTAGTAGATGAAGATGCTATCCAAGAGTTTAGAGAACGTGCATTAAACCCAGAAACACCTGTACTTAGAGGATCAGCTCAAAACCCTGATATTTACTTCCAAGCAAGAGAATCTGTTAATCCTTTTTACGAGCAGGTTCCAGATATCGTTGCTGATTATATGAAAGAAATTAGTAAAATTACGGGAAGAGATTATAAACCATTTAATTACTATGGTGACCCTGATGCAAAAAGAATTATAGTAGCTATGGGCTCTGTAACTGAAGCACTTGAAGAAACTGTTGATTACTTGAATTCTCAAGGTGAAAAAGTTGGAATAATTAAAGTACGCTTATATAGACCGTTCTCTGAAAAGTACTTCTTAGATGTACTTCCAGATTCAGTTGAGCGTATTGCTGTACTAGACAGGACTAAAGAACCTGGTGCTGTAGGGGAACCACTATATGAAGATGTTCGAACGTTATTCCAAGGTAAGGAAAACTCTCCAATGATAATTGGGGGACGCTATGGTTTAGGTTCGAAGGATGTTAATCCATCCCACCTAAAAGCTGTATTTGATAATTTAAAAGCAGATGTTCCTAAAAATAGATTTACTGTTGGTATTGAAGACGATGTAACTAATACTAGCCTCCCTATAAAAAATGAAATTGATACTAGTGATGAAAGCATTACAAGATGTAAATTTTGGGGTTTTGGTTCTGATGGGACTGTTGGTGCAAATAAAGAAGCTATTAAAATTATTGGTGATAATACTAATATGTATGCCCAAGGTTATTTTTCCTATGATTCTAAAAAATCTGGTGGGGTAACTGTTTCACACTTACGTTTTGGTAACAATCCAATTCGCTCCACATACTTAATTGATAAGTCTGACTATGTTGCATGTCATAAACCATCTTATGTATATCAGTTTGATTTACTTGAGGGTCTTAAACCTGGAGGTACATTCTTATTAAACTGTAGCTGGTCTATCAACGAATTAGATGATAAATTACCAACGAATATTAAAAAATACATTGCTGAAAATGATATTAATTTCTATATCATAAATGCTGTTGATATAGCATCTAAGATTGGTTTAGGTGGACGAATAAATATGATTACTCAAGCAGCATTTTTTAAGCTATCAGAGGTTATTCCATATGAAGATGCTGTAAAGTATATGAAAGATGCTATACAAAAGGCATATGGTAAAAAAGGTGAAAAAGTAGTTAAAATGAACTGGGAAGCTGTAGATAAAGCTACAGAAGCTCTTCAAAAAGTTGAAATACCAGACCATTGGGCTAATTTAGAAAAAGAAGAAGTTGCTGCAACTTCAGAGGAACTGCCTGAATTTGTTGAAAGAGTTGCAAATCCAATGCACAATCATGAAGGTGACAAACTTCCGGTAAGTGCCTTTAAAAGTAGAGAAGATGGTACTTTTCCACAGGGGACTGCCGCTTATGAGAAACGAGCTATTGCCTTTGATGTACCAGAATGGAAAATAGATAATTGTATTCAGTGTAACCAATGTTCACTTGTTTGTCCTCATGCAGCTATTAGACCGTTCTTATTAGATGAAAGTGAAGTTGAAAAAGCTCCGCAAGGATTTGAAACTAAAAAAGCATTAGGGAAGGATCTATCAGGTCTACAATATCGAATTCAGGTAAGTCCGTTGGATTGTGCGGGCTGTGGAAATTGTGCTGATATTTGTCCTGCAAAAGAACCGGCATTAGAAATGAAACCAATTGGAGAACAAATTGATAAAGAAGCAGATAACTGGAATTATGCAGTTAATGAAGTGTCAATAAAAGATGATAAAATGAGTGTGACTAACCTTAAAGGAAGTCAATTTGCTCAACCATTACTTGAATTCTCAGGAGCGTGTGCTGGTTGTGGTGAAACACCGTATGCTAAACTTATTACTCAGCTATTCGGAGATCGAATGTTAATTGCGAATGCAACCGGTTGTTCTTCCATCTGGGGAGGATCAGCACCTAGTACACCTTATTGTAAAAATAAAGATGGTAAAGGTCCAGCATGGGCAAGTTCATTATTTGAAGATAACGCAGAATTTGGTTATGGAATGCTCTTAGCTAATAAAAAGATAAGAGAAAAATTAGCTCAATTAATGAAGAAAGCTTTAGAAGAAAATATTTCACAAGAATTAAAAGAAGCTTTCAAAGAATGGTTAGATAACAAAGAAGATGGCGAAGGCTCTAAAAAAGCTACGAAAAAGATGCTGCCTTTACTAGAATCTGAAGATAATTTAATTGTAAATGAAATTGCAAAACGAAGAAAGTTTCTTGTTAAACAGTCACAATGGGTTTTTGGTGGCGACGGTTGGGCTTATGATATTGGCTATGCTGGTCTAGATCATGTACTTGCTAGTGGAGAAGATATTAATATGTTTGTGTTTGATACAGAAGTTTATTCAAATACAGGTGGGCAGTCTTCAAAATCTACGCCAATGGCAGCTATAGCTAAATTTGCAGCTGCAGGTAAAGGTACTAAGAAAAAAGATTTAGGATTAATGCAAGCAACTTATGGTAATGTATATGTAGCTCAAGTAGCTCTAGGAGCGAATATGAATCAAACATTGAAAGCAATAGAAGAGGCAGAAGCACATCCCGGACCTTCACTAATAATTGCTTATGCTCCTTGTATAAATCATGGAATAAAAGATGGAATGGGAGCAGCTATGAATGAAATGAAAAAGGCAGTGGACTCTGGATACTGGAATTTATGGAGATATAACCCAGCACAAAAAGAAGAAGGTAAAAATCCATTCATTCTTGATTCAAAAAAACCAACCAAATCTTTTCAAGACTTTTTACTAGGAGAAGTACGTTATGCAGCACTTGCTAAAGAATTCCCAGAAATAGCGGAGGATTTATTTAATAAACTAGAGAAAGATGCTAAAGAAAAACGTAAAACATATGAAAAAATGGCGGAAGATAATTTGTTTTAA
- a CDS encoding helix-turn-helix domain-containing protein yields MGTVGNNIGQKIRKARIEKKMTQEELANKDFNRSFLSQIEKGLVKPSDRVLSIIAERLNLPVSYFCEPEDPDKDDGDAIIALREAKHLFEQQNLEKAHEILSKTLKLQDISPKYAGLLLKLQGQLFFEESEIKKSLSSLKKAQIIFSDYKYHHELSATLNLMGYINNQIEQYDYAIHILQHAMRTIEDHFVLDTILTLNIYYNLAASYLGEKDYNTAISTIDEALPLSNHSNNYYNYGELNYLLGCCYKGIDNFTKSKQAFETAIDQFVIFNNYYYTGKSLFALAEIEKQKKNIELACRYFLKAYEEFKELNSTIEIEKTKLELLNLFLKKDDKDNILNFAPYKLEFVESTTTKITLSYHLTKVYHECGYQENCLIQLNGLNKMLMDVKRKNVIAVKDLIFYYSWMAHIYLYYDYLYIGKKCLKQTNSLLRKTEEQ; encoded by the coding sequence TTGGGTACAGTTGGAAATAATATCGGTCAAAAAATCAGAAAAGCACGTATTGAAAAAAAAATGACACAAGAAGAGTTAGCCAATAAAGATTTTAATAGAAGTTTTTTAAGTCAAATTGAAAAAGGTTTAGTTAAGCCATCAGATAGAGTTTTATCGATTATAGCTGAACGTCTAAATTTACCAGTCAGTTATTTTTGTGAACCTGAAGATCCAGATAAGGATGATGGAGATGCCATAATTGCACTTCGAGAAGCCAAACATTTATTTGAACAACAGAACTTAGAAAAGGCACATGAAATATTATCAAAAACATTAAAGTTACAAGATATTTCTCCTAAATATGCTGGTCTACTACTAAAATTACAAGGACAATTATTTTTTGAAGAAAGTGAGATTAAAAAGTCCCTATCTTCACTAAAAAAAGCTCAAATCATATTCAGTGATTACAAATATCATCATGAGTTAAGTGCTACACTTAACTTAATGGGATATATTAACAATCAAATTGAACAATATGATTATGCTATCCACATCTTACAACATGCCATGAGGACAATAGAAGATCACTTTGTCTTAGATACAATATTAACTCTAAATATATACTACAATTTAGCAGCATCATATTTAGGAGAAAAAGATTATAACACTGCTATTTCTACTATAGATGAAGCTCTCCCCCTCTCAAATCATAGTAACAATTATTATAATTATGGTGAATTAAACTATTTACTTGGTTGCTGTTACAAAGGAATTGATAATTTTACTAAATCAAAACAGGCCTTTGAAACTGCTATAGATCAATTTGTGATATTTAATAACTATTATTACACGGGAAAATCACTCTTTGCCTTAGCAGAAATTGAAAAACAAAAGAAAAATATAGAATTAGCTTGTAGATATTTTTTAAAAGCTTATGAAGAGTTTAAGGAACTTAATTCTACAATAGAAATAGAAAAAACCAAGCTTGAACTTTTAAATCTTTTTCTAAAAAAAGATGATAAAGATAACATTTTAAATTTTGCTCCTTATAAACTTGAGTTCGTAGAATCCACTACAACGAAAATTACTTTATCATATCATCTAACAAAAGTATACCACGAATGTGGGTATCAAGAAAACTGCCTCATTCAATTGAATGGACTTAATAAAATGCTTATGGATGTGAAACGAAAAAATGTTATTGCGGTTAAGGATTTGATATTTTATTATAGTTGGATGGCTCACATCTACCTTTACTATGATTACTTATATATTGGTAAGAAGTGCCTAAAACAAACTAACTCTTTATTGCGAAAAACTGAAGAACAATAA
- the guaB gene encoding IMP dehydrogenase: MDFEDKIIKEGLTFDDVLLVPSKSQVVPKEVDTKTQLTKKIRLNIPLMSAGMDTVTESRLAVAMAREGGIGVIHKNMTVEQQALEVDRVKRSEHGVITNPFHLSKDHQIDDAATLMERYKISGVPITDEGKLVGIITNRDMRFVEDFNKPIKDVMTGENLITAPEGTTLDEAQKILQKHKVEKLPIVDKEGNLKGLITIKDIEKAIKFPNASKDASGRLIVGAAVGIGPDLEERVKALVDAKTDVLVIDTAHGHSQNVIKSVRHIKESYPEVELIAGNVATPEGTKDLIDAGADAVKIGVGPGSICTTRVVCGVGVPQITAVMDAAKVAQEKGVPVISDGGVKYSGDIVKAIASGANVVMIGSLFAGTEESPGEFEIYQGRSYKVYRGMGSETSMKLGSKDRYFQEGKRKFVPEGIEGRVPYRGVLQDTVYQLIGGLKSGMGYSGSPDIESLQREAKLVKITGAGLKESHPHDIQITKEAPNYTV, from the coding sequence ATGGATTTTGAAGATAAAATAATAAAAGAAGGACTAACTTTTGATGATGTACTACTTGTACCTTCAAAATCTCAAGTTGTACCAAAAGAGGTAGATACAAAGACTCAACTAACCAAGAAAATTCGACTAAATATCCCTTTGATGAGTGCTGGAATGGATACTGTTACTGAGTCTAGGTTAGCTGTTGCAATGGCTCGAGAAGGTGGTATAGGAGTCATTCATAAAAATATGACTGTTGAACAACAAGCTTTAGAGGTAGATAGAGTAAAACGTTCTGAACATGGTGTTATTACAAATCCATTTCACCTTTCTAAAGACCATCAAATCGATGATGCTGCTACACTGATGGAACGTTATAAAATTTCTGGAGTGCCAATCACGGATGAAGGGAAACTAGTTGGTATAATTACTAACAGAGATATGAGGTTCGTTGAAGATTTTAATAAACCTATCAAGGATGTAATGACAGGTGAGAATCTTATAACTGCACCTGAAGGAACTACACTTGATGAGGCACAGAAGATCTTACAAAAGCATAAGGTTGAAAAATTACCTATCGTAGATAAAGAAGGCAACTTAAAAGGTTTAATTACGATCAAAGATATAGAGAAAGCTATTAAGTTTCCAAATGCATCCAAGGATGCATCAGGCCGACTTATTGTAGGTGCTGCTGTAGGAATTGGTCCAGACCTAGAAGAGAGAGTAAAAGCATTAGTAGATGCAAAGACTGATGTACTAGTAATTGATACGGCTCATGGACACTCTCAAAATGTTATAAAATCAGTGAGACATATAAAAGAATCATATCCAGAGGTTGAATTAATAGCAGGAAATGTAGCTACCCCAGAGGGTACAAAAGACCTAATAGATGCAGGGGCTGATGCCGTTAAAATAGGGGTTGGACCCGGATCTATTTGTACGACTAGGGTTGTTTGTGGTGTTGGCGTACCGCAAATTACCGCAGTAATGGATGCTGCTAAAGTAGCCCAAGAGAAAGGAGTTCCTGTAATTTCTGATGGAGGAGTAAAATATTCTGGAGATATAGTAAAAGCTATTGCTTCTGGTGCTAATGTAGTGATGATAGGAAGTCTATTTGCAGGAACGGAAGAAAGTCCAGGTGAATTTGAAATCTATCAAGGAAGAAGTTATAAAGTTTATCGAGGTATGGGATCTGAAACCTCAATGAAACTAGGAAGCAAAGATAGGTATTTTCAAGAAGGTAAGAGAAAGTTTGTTCCTGAAGGTATTGAAGGAAGGGTTCCTTACCGTGGGGTATTACAAGACACTGTGTACCAGTTAATAGGTGGACTTAAATCAGGCATGGGATATAGTGGAAGTCCAGATATAGAAAGTCTACAAAGAGAAGCGAAATTAGTTAAAATAACTGGAGCAGGCTTAAAAGAAAGTCACCCTCATGATATACAAATTACTAAAGAAGCACCCAATTATACAGTATAA
- a CDS encoding sodium-dependent transporter has product MENNSREQWGSKLGFVLAAAGSAVGLGNVWRFPFATGEHGGAAFLFLYLIAVVLIGYPLMVTEISLGRKSRKNPIGTYKNLAPDTPWWLVGGLGVITGFVLLSYYSVIAGWSLSYIFRSLGGFPEGIDAANIMFETHISGLLEPILYHLIFMVITVGVISAGVVKGIQKVVEMLMPVLAILLVAVVFRSVTLEGAREGISFLFRPDFSAVTAKTFLSVIGQSFFTLSLGMGAIITYGSYLSNKDDIPTSSIQIIGADTLLAIISGLAIFPAVFALGFDPGEGPGLVFVTLPAVFAEMPLGGIFGVLFFILLTIAALTSAISLLEVVVAYVIDEKNWPREKAALTVGGVIFLIGLPPILGYSVWSEATTFAGNILDTYDFIANSVMLPLGGALTSIFAGHALGSKNIVEEANKGATSVKIGNWVAPLLRYVIPISVLVVMLFGIYQTITGE; this is encoded by the coding sequence ATGGAGAATAATTCTCGTGAACAATGGGGATCTAAACTTGGATTTGTCCTTGCTGCAGCAGGGTCTGCTGTAGGACTTGGAAACGTTTGGCGTTTTCCCTTTGCAACCGGAGAGCACGGTGGTGCCGCATTTTTATTTTTATATTTAATTGCAGTTGTATTAATAGGTTATCCTTTAATGGTCACAGAGATTTCATTAGGCAGAAAATCTAGAAAAAATCCAATCGGAACTTATAAGAATCTTGCACCTGATACCCCGTGGTGGTTAGTAGGTGGACTAGGTGTTATAACTGGTTTTGTTTTACTAAGTTATTATTCTGTTATCGCTGGGTGGTCGTTATCTTATATTTTTAGATCTTTAGGTGGATTTCCAGAGGGCATAGATGCTGCAAATATTATGTTTGAAACTCATATTTCAGGATTATTAGAACCTATATTATATCATTTGATTTTTATGGTGATAACTGTTGGAGTTATTTCTGCTGGTGTTGTTAAAGGTATTCAAAAAGTTGTAGAAATGTTAATGCCTGTTTTAGCAATACTGTTGGTGGCTGTAGTATTTAGATCTGTAACACTTGAAGGCGCTAGAGAAGGAATTTCATTCCTCTTTCGTCCGGATTTTAGTGCTGTTACCGCAAAAACTTTTTTAAGTGTTATTGGCCAATCATTCTTTACTTTAAGTTTAGGTATGGGTGCAATTATAACTTATGGTAGTTATCTTTCTAATAAAGATGATATTCCTACAAGTTCAATTCAAATTATCGGTGCTGATACTTTGCTAGCTATAATATCAGGACTTGCAATTTTTCCAGCGGTATTTGCACTTGGATTTGACCCAGGAGAAGGACCAGGACTGGTATTTGTAACTCTACCAGCGGTATTTGCTGAAATGCCTTTGGGTGGCATTTTTGGGGTTTTATTCTTTATTCTTTTAACTATAGCTGCGTTAACTTCTGCTATTTCATTACTTGAGGTGGTTGTTGCATATGTTATAGATGAAAAGAATTGGCCAAGAGAAAAGGCTGCATTAACTGTCGGGGGTGTTATATTCTTAATAGGATTACCACCAATCTTAGGTTATAGTGTTTGGTCAGAAGCAACTACTTTTGCTGGTAATATTTTAGATACGTATGACTTTATTGCAAATAGTGTTATGTTACCTCTTGGAGGTGCACTAACTTCAATATTTGCAGGACATGCTTTGGGCAGTAAAAATATTGTAGAAGAAGCTAATAAAGGGGCTACATCAGTCAAGATTGGTAATTGGGTAGCACCACTATTAAGATATGTGATTCCGATAAGTGTTTTAGTTGTTATGTTATTTGGGATTTATCAAACAATTACTGGGGAATAA
- a CDS encoding aminotransferase class I/II-fold pyridoxal phosphate-dependent enzyme has protein sequence MSETPILDEIDKYINQGIDRYHTPGHNGIEKVYKNESFLGSTIFQKDLTEVPGLDDLHSPESVIKKSQELAAEYYGSDFCHYLVNGSSAGIIAMVMATVGPGDRVLIPRNAHKSLYSALILNGAKPVYSQMKLGLHNTLPLNLDIEKLEQIINQEQDLKAIFITNPSYYGVTVDLTRIRSITDRPLLIDEAHGAHFNLATDFPISASEYGADIWVQSTHKTLNSLTQSSILHGKKGRVSKEEIAFMLQLIQTTSPSYLLMASIEMARIYNQKNKPTWRNFLDNKLYPMRATLDSIPGIKLLSKDYTRNQGFQLDPTKITVLLDELKINGYQLSDILRKEYNIQVELAEENQILLLVTPQHTKEQIERLEASFRKISKDYSIKGKKEIKKYKYELPKRPVQKLTPREATFRKGRYLKLSDSIGMVAKEFVIPYPPGIPLLVPGEVITEEVYEFLDYLTKTKVHCQGFSYKDSGMILVTE, from the coding sequence ATGAGTGAAACACCTATTTTAGATGAAATAGATAAATACATAAATCAAGGCATTGATCGCTATCACACCCCAGGTCATAATGGAATAGAGAAGGTATATAAGAACGAATCTTTTTTGGGTTCTACAATTTTTCAAAAAGACTTAACAGAAGTTCCTGGTCTTGATGACTTACATTCCCCTGAATCAGTTATAAAAAAGTCACAAGAATTAGCTGCAGAATATTACGGATCAGATTTTTGTCACTATCTTGTCAACGGTTCATCAGCAGGTATTATAGCAATGGTAATGGCAACTGTAGGTCCAGGAGATAGAGTATTGATACCAAGAAACGCGCATAAATCTTTGTATAGTGCTTTGATTTTAAATGGAGCTAAACCTGTGTACAGTCAAATGAAATTAGGGTTACATAATACATTGCCTTTAAATTTAGATATCGAGAAACTTGAACAAATAATAAATCAAGAACAAGATTTGAAAGCAATCTTCATTACAAACCCCAGTTATTATGGTGTGACAGTAGATTTAACTAGAATAAGATCTATTACGGATCGTCCGCTTTTAATTGATGAAGCTCATGGAGCCCATTTTAATTTAGCCACGGATTTTCCTATCAGTGCATCAGAATATGGAGCTGATATATGGGTTCAAAGCACTCATAAAACATTGAACTCTTTAACACAAAGTTCGATTTTACACGGGAAGAAGGGAAGAGTTTCTAAAGAAGAAATTGCATTTATGTTACAATTAATTCAAACAACGAGTCCTTCCTACTTACTTATGGCGTCAATAGAAATGGCTCGTATATATAATCAGAAAAACAAACCTACATGGCGTAATTTTCTTGACAACAAACTATATCCGATGAGAGCTACATTGGATTCTATACCTGGTATTAAGCTTTTATCAAAAGATTATACTCGCAATCAAGGATTTCAATTAGATCCTACAAAAATCACTGTATTATTAGATGAGCTAAAGATTAATGGTTATCAACTTTCCGATATCTTAAGAAAAGAATATAATATACAGGTTGAATTGGCTGAAGAAAATCAAATATTACTCCTAGTAACTCCTCAACACACAAAAGAACAAATAGAAAGATTGGAAGCGAGTTTCAGAAAGATATCTAAAGATTATAGTATTAAAGGTAAAAAAGAGATTAAAAAATATAAATATGAGCTACCCAAAAGACCAGTTCAAAAGCTCACACCAAGGGAAGCAACATTTAGAAAAGGACGGTACTTAAAACTATCAGATTCCATAGGAATGGTAGCAAAGGAATTTGTTATACCCTATCCTCCTGGTATACCATTATTAGTACCAGGGGAAGTTATAACCGAGGAAGTCTATGAATTTTTGGATTACTTAACAAAGACTAAAGTTCACTGCCAAGGCTTTAGCTATAAAGATTCTGGAATGATTTTAGTAACAGAATAA
- a CDS encoding AAA family ATPase, producing MSEFQMSDFKKELSKLLEVFPTHIREEIEKRDDLDRLVEVVIDLGKRPEARYPREFFYLTDDVVTEQDLEYVCNRVGPFGDDNRAGIEKTLHRISAIKNRRERIIGLTCRVGKAIYGTSDIIRDIVENEDKLLLLGRPGVGKTTILRETARILADEFKKRVIIVDTSNEIAGDGDIPHPAIGHARRMQVKTPDKQHDVMIEAVENHMPEVIIIDEIGSYQEAEAARTIAERGVQLIATAHGNTLENLILNPTLSELLGGIDSVILGDEEAKRRNSQKTVLERKAPPTFDSVIEIFDKNTLKVHNPLEKVVDYILRGGTPRPEIRIRNEHGETEVIQNSNLKEDLSKESKEDNLKNTSNGVQKIYPYAVSKDTVKRLIKELKVPAELTRHMKEADLMLTVKAQKRKGAQKIKKAYEENIPVHIIRKNKVAQVEKALRHIFQQNDRDESEGNNDVL from the coding sequence ATGTCAGAATTTCAAATGAGTGATTTCAAAAAAGAACTCAGCAAGCTTTTAGAAGTATTTCCAACTCATATAAGGGAAGAAATTGAGAAAAGGGATGATCTTGATAGATTAGTTGAAGTTGTTATTGATCTAGGCAAGCGTCCTGAAGCTAGATATCCAAGAGAGTTTTTTTATTTAACTGATGATGTTGTAACAGAACAAGATTTAGAATATGTATGTAATAGAGTAGGGCCCTTTGGTGACGATAATAGGGCAGGAATAGAGAAGACGTTACATAGAATTTCTGCAATTAAGAATAGAAGAGAAAGAATTATTGGTTTAACTTGTCGTGTCGGAAAAGCCATTTATGGAACCTCTGATATCATAAGAGACATTGTCGAAAATGAAGATAAACTTCTATTATTAGGTCGTCCTGGTGTAGGAAAAACTACAATTTTAAGAGAAACGGCAAGGATTTTAGCAGATGAATTTAAAAAAAGAGTAATTATAGTAGACACATCTAATGAAATTGCAGGTGATGGTGATATTCCTCATCCTGCTATAGGGCATGCTAGGAGAATGCAAGTAAAAACTCCTGACAAACAACATGATGTGATGATAGAGGCAGTTGAAAATCATATGCCAGAAGTAATAATAATTGATGAAATCGGAAGCTATCAAGAAGCAGAAGCGGCTAGAACCATTGCTGAACGTGGTGTTCAATTGATTGCAACAGCACATGGAAACACATTAGAAAATTTAATATTAAATCCAACCTTATCTGAACTATTAGGTGGTATAGATTCAGTAATTCTAGGAGACGAAGAGGCTAAGCGAAGAAATAGTCAAAAAACTGTTTTAGAACGCAAGGCACCTCCGACGTTTGATTCAGTTATTGAAATTTTTGATAAAAACACACTTAAAGTACATAACCCGTTAGAAAAAGTTGTGGATTATATCTTACGAGGAGGAACTCCTCGACCGGAAATTAGGATCAGAAATGAACACGGGGAAACTGAAGTTATTCAGAATTCAAACTTAAAGGAAGATCTTTCTAAGGAAAGTAAAGAAGATAACTTAAAAAACACATCAAATGGGGTTCAAAAAATATACCCTTACGCAGTCAGTAAAGATACTGTTAAACGTTTAATAAAAGAACTTAAAGTACCTGCTGAACTTACTAGACACATGAAAGAAGCCGATTTAATGCTAACGGTTAAAGCACAAAAGCGTAAAGGTGCGCAAAAAATTAAAAAAGCCTATGAAGAAAATATTCCTGTCCATATCATAAGAAAAAATAAAGTAGCACAGGTAGAAAAAGCATTACGACATATTTTTCAACAAAATGATCGGGACGAGAGTGAGGGGAACAATGATGTGCTTTAA